Part of the Pseudomonas lijiangensis genome is shown below.
GCCGCAGGTTCGGCGCTTCTGAAAGATGAAAAGCTGGTAAGCGAAATACTGCAGGCCGTGGTGGCCGCAGTCGATGTACCGGTGACCCTGAAGATCCGCACCGGCTGGGACCGCGATAACAAGAACGGCCTTACGGTCGCCAGAATCGCCGAGCAGGCCGGTATACAAGCGCTGGCGGTCCACGGGCGAACCCGTGCAGACCTTTACACCGGCGAAGCCGAGTACGACACCATCGCCGAAATCAAGCAGGCGATGTCGATTCCGGTGTTTGCCAATGGAGACATCGTTTCACCCGAGAAAGCCCGGTACGTGCTAGAGGCCACCGGAGCGGACGGGTTGTTGATTGGCCGGGCCGCCCAGGGGCGACCATGGATTTTTCGTGAGATAGATCACTACCTGCGTACCGGCGAGAAATTGCCAGCGCTGCCGGTGAGTGAAGTGGAACGTATTCTGCTTGAACATCTGACAGCCCTGCACGCCTTCTATGGAGACGTGATGGGCGTGCGCATTGCACGCAAGCATGTCGGTTGGTATCTCGCAACCTTGCCGGGCGCCAGGGAATTTCGCGCCCATTTCAATCGTTTGGAAGATACGGAAGCACAGTGCGCCAACGTCCGGGAGTTCTTGAGCCAAGGCTACAGGGGCCCGGATAACGAGAATAAAGAAGAGGTGGCCGCATGACGATGATGACCGAGACTTTAGTGAGTGGAACAACACCCGTGAGCGACAACGTCAATTTGAAACAGCACCTCAACACGCCGAGCGAAGAGGGTCAGACCCTGCGCGGCAGTGTCGAGAAGGCGCTGCACAATTATTTCGCCCACCTCGAAGGCGCTTCCGTCACTGACGTCTACAACCTGGTGTTGTCGGAGGTCGAGGCTCCGCTTCTCGAAAGCGTGATGAACTACGTCAAGGGCAACCAGACGAAGGCTTCCGAGCTGCTTGGGCTCAATCGCGGCACGCTGCGCAAGAAACTCAAGCAGTACGATCTGCTTTAAGCATTATTCAATACAGAAAAGGCGACCCACCTTGCACAGCGGTCGCCTTTTTTTGCTGACTTCCTTTGCTTTTGATGGAAATTGAAATGACCGACCAGACTACCCGCCTGCCGATCCGCCGCGCTTTGATCAGCGTTTCCGACAAGACAGGAATCCTCGAATTCGCACGCGAGCTTGAAGCGCTGGGCGTAGAGATTCTTTCGACTGGCGGTACTTTCAAGCTGCTGCAGGACAACGGTGTTGCAGCCGTGGAGGTAGCCGACTACACCGGTTTTGCCGAGATGATGGATGGCCGGGTCAAGACCCTGCACCCCAAGATCCACGGCGGCATCCTGGGTCGTCGCGGCATCGACGATGCAATCATGAACGAGCACGGTATCAAGCCGATCGATCTGGTTGCGGTCAACCTCTATCCGTTTGAAGCCACGGTTTCCAAGCCGGGCTGCGACCTGCCGACCGCCATCGAGAACATCGATATCGGCGGCCCGACCATGGTTCGCTCCGCTGCGAAGAACCACAAGGACGTCGCCATCGTGGTCAATGCCAGCGACTACGCCCAGGTCCTGGAAAACCTCAAGGCCGGCGGCCTGACCTACGCTCAGCGTTTCGACCTGATGCTCAAGGCCTTCGAGCACACTGCTGCCTACGACGGCATGATCGCCAACTACCTGGGCAGCGTCGACCAGAGCGCAGAAACCCTCAGCACCGAAGGCCGCAGCCAGTTCCCGCGCACCTTCAACACCCAGTTCGTCAAGGCGCAGGAAATGCGTTACGGCGAGAACCCGCACCAGAGCGCGGCGTTCTACGTTGAAGCCAAGCCTGCCGAAGTCGGCATCGCGACCGCTACCCAGTTGCAAGGCAAGGAACTGTCGTTCAACAACGTGGCCGACACCGATGCTGCACTGGAATGCGTCAAGAGCTTCGTCAAGCCGGCCTGCGTGATCGTCAAGCACGCCAACCCGTGCGGCGTTGCCGTAAGCCCCGAAGGCGGCATTCGCCAGGCCTACGAACTGGCCTACGCCACCGATACCGAATCCGCTTTTGGCGGCATCATCGCCTTCAACCGCGAGCTGGATGCCGAAACCGCCAAGGCCATCGTTGACCGTCAATTCGTCGAAGTCATCATCGCACCAAGCGTCAGCGCCGAAGCGGCGGCCATCGTCTCCGCCAAAGCCAACGTTCGCCTGCTGACCACCGGTCAATGGGCTGCCGAACGTGGCGCGGCCTGGGACTACAAGCGCGTCAATGGCGGCCTGCTGGTACAAAGCCGCGACATCGGCATGATCACCTCTGCCGACCTCAAGATCGTCACCCAGCGCGCACCGACCGAACACGAAGTACACGATCTGATCTTCGCCTGGAAAGTCGCCAAGTACGTCAAGTCCAACGCCATCGTCTACGCCAAGAACCGCCAGACCATTGGTGTCGGCGCCGGCCAGATGAGCCGCGTGAACTCTGCACGCATCGCCGCCATCAAGGCCGAGCACGCAGGCCTGCAGGTTCAGGGTGCGGTCATGGCATCCGACGCCTTCTTCCC
Proteins encoded:
- the dusB gene encoding tRNA dihydrouridine synthase DusB, which translates into the protein MSAVRIGPYTLQNGLILAPMAGVTDQPFRQLCRELGAGLVVSEMVTSDMSLWNSRKSRLRMIHEGDPEPRSVQIAGGDPQMLAQAARANVELGAQIIDINMGCPAKKVCNKAAGSALLKDEKLVSEILQAVVAAVDVPVTLKIRTGWDRDNKNGLTVARIAEQAGIQALAVHGRTRADLYTGEAEYDTIAEIKQAMSIPVFANGDIVSPEKARYVLEATGADGLLIGRAAQGRPWIFREIDHYLRTGEKLPALPVSEVERILLEHLTALHAFYGDVMGVRIARKHVGWYLATLPGAREFRAHFNRLEDTEAQCANVREFLSQGYRGPDNENKEEVAA
- the fis gene encoding DNA-binding transcriptional regulator Fis encodes the protein MTMMTETLVSGTTPVSDNVNLKQHLNTPSEEGQTLRGSVEKALHNYFAHLEGASVTDVYNLVLSEVEAPLLESVMNYVKGNQTKASELLGLNRGTLRKKLKQYDLL
- the purH gene encoding bifunctional phosphoribosylaminoimidazolecarboxamide formyltransferase/IMP cyclohydrolase, with translation MTDQTTRLPIRRALISVSDKTGILEFARELEALGVEILSTGGTFKLLQDNGVAAVEVADYTGFAEMMDGRVKTLHPKIHGGILGRRGIDDAIMNEHGIKPIDLVAVNLYPFEATVSKPGCDLPTAIENIDIGGPTMVRSAAKNHKDVAIVVNASDYAQVLENLKAGGLTYAQRFDLMLKAFEHTAAYDGMIANYLGSVDQSAETLSTEGRSQFPRTFNTQFVKAQEMRYGENPHQSAAFYVEAKPAEVGIATATQLQGKELSFNNVADTDAALECVKSFVKPACVIVKHANPCGVAVSPEGGIRQAYELAYATDTESAFGGIIAFNRELDAETAKAIVDRQFVEVIIAPSVSAEAAAIVSAKANVRLLTTGQWAAERGAAWDYKRVNGGLLVQSRDIGMITSADLKIVTQRAPTEHEVHDLIFAWKVAKYVKSNAIVYAKNRQTIGVGAGQMSRVNSARIAAIKAEHAGLQVQGAVMASDAFFPFRDGIDNAAKAGITAVIQPGGSMRDNEVIAAADEAGIAMVFTGMRHFRH